In Anticarsia gemmatalis isolate Benzon Research Colony breed Stoneville strain chromosome 5, ilAntGemm2 primary, whole genome shotgun sequence, the following are encoded in one genomic region:
- the Ns1 gene encoding nucleostemin 1, translating to MAKFKLKKPSKRTPARLRYKIEKKVKEHNRKQKKEAKKNPKSKKTKPIQIPNECPFKNDILKEVEAVKKHKEEERQKRKELAKLEKQKKMEEKKNSNVSMDTLVANATARGKVHEAFKGDEQSDDVEFGKDRRQENSLKTYYREFKKVISEAEVILEVVDARDPLGTRCAQVEEAVRESGKRLVLVLNKADLVPRSNLEAWLKYLRRTAPAVPFKASTQDQQHNLGTRKMKHVVKEKQMKGSACVGAELLMGLLGNYCRNKGIKTTITVGVVGLPNVGKSSIINSLNRSKACNVGSTPGITKQMQTVQLDSKIKILDSPGIVFHAGPESDSSVALKNAVRVASLKDPVTPAAAILQRANKQTLVELYSIPEFNTPQEFFAHLASRMGRFKKGGVPDQEAAAKILLNDWNTGKVRYFTLPPETPDSEVHVDAKIVSSIAQEFDINSFEAMETEAIDELASHDTGVEGITISSSGPVKAALEDDMQVDNEDTTLLPKTVNIRSKLDKSNKSKEKSKTDPEMLLEGNMKQNKLRKMQFKKDKKNKARTEKQAVNLADVLENVSLTTYKKKDDYDFKEDFSL from the exons ATGGCGAAGTTCAAATTGA AGAAACCATCAAAGCGGACACCAGCACGCCTGCGTtacaaaatagaaaagaaaGTAAAAGAACACAACAGGAAACAAAAGAAGGAAGCAAAAAAGAATCCCAAGTCTAAGAAAACCAAACCTATTCAGATTCCAAATGAGTGTCCTTTTAAAAACGACATCTTGAAAGAAGTTGAAGCTGTTAAGAAACACAAAGAAGAAGAGAGACAGAAGAGAAAAGAGTTGGCTAAACTTGAGAAACAGAAGAAGATGGAGGAAAAGAAAAATAGCAATGTCAGCATGGATACTTTG gtAGCAAATGCAACAGCTAGAGGCAAAGTTCACGAAGCATTCAAAGGTGATGAACAGTCAGACGATGTGGAGTTTGGCAAGGACAGGAGGCAGGAGAACTCCCTCAAGACTTACTACAGAGAGTTCAAGAAGGTCATCTCGGAGGCTGAGGTCATATTGGAAGTGGTTGATGCTAGGGATCCTTTAG GCACAAGATGTGCTCAAGTAGAAGAAGCAGTGCGTGAATCAGGCAAGCGTCTCGTCTTAGTCCTCAACAAGGCAGATCTCGTCCCGCGCTCGAACCTCGAAGCATGGCTTAAGTACTTACGTCGCACGGCACCTGCGGTACCGTTCAAGGCTTCCACACAAGATCAACAGCATAACCTTGGAACTAGGAAGATGAAGCATGTTGTTAAAGAGAAACAAATGAAAG GTTCAGCATGTGTAGGAGCGGAGTTGCTAATGGGCTTGCTGGGCAACTACTGTCGCAACAAGGGCATCAAGACGACGATCACCGTGGGCGTGGTGGGTCTACCCAACGTTGGCAAGAGCTCCATCATCAACAGTCTGAACAGATCCAAGGCTTGCAATGTTGGCAGCACACCTGGTATTACCAA ACAAATGCAGACAGTACAGCTGGACTCGAAGATCAAGATCTTGGACAGTCCCGGCATAGTGTTCCACGCGGGGCCGGAGAGCGACTCCAGCGTGGCGCTGAAGAACGCGGTCCGCGTCGCCAGCCTCAAGGACCCCGTCACGCCCGCCGCCGCCATACTGCAGAGAGCCAACAAACAGACCCTCGTCGAACTTTATAGTATACCTGAGTTTAATACACCACAG GAATTCTTCGCACACTTGGCGTCTCGTATGGGCAGGTTCAAGAAGGGCGGAGTGCCGGACCAGGAGGCCGCGGCGAAAATACTACTTAATGACTGGAACACTGGCAAA gtGAGGTATTTCACACTGCCGCCCGAGACCCCAGACTCGGAAGTGCACGTGGACGCCAAGATCGTGTCGAGTATCGCTCAGGAGTTCGACATCAACTCCTTCGAGGCGATGGAGACTGAAGCTATCGATGAACTGGCCTCGCACGACACAGGCGTTGAGGGTATCACG ATTTCAAGTTCAGGACCCGTAAAAGCAGCTTTGGAAGACGACATGCAAGTTGACAACGAAGATACGACACTACTCCCTAAAACAGTTAACATCAGATCTAAGTTAgacaaatcaaataaatctaAAGAAAAGTCCAAAACAGACCCGGAGATGCTTCTAGAAGGAAACATGAAACAGAACAAACTTAGAAAAATGCAGTTCAAGAAAGATAAAAAGAATAAAGCAAGGACTGAGAAACAAGCCGTCAATTTAGCTGATGTATTAGAAAATGTATCACTTACTACTTATAAGAAGAAAGATGATTATGATTTTAAGGAGGATTTCTCgctttag
- the Calr gene encoding calreticulin, whose protein sequence is MKSLVLAVVSLLAISSINCEVFFEETFQNDAWESEWIYSEHPGKEFGKFKLTAGKFYNDPQEDKGLQTSEDARFYALSRKFKPFNNDNKPLVVQFSVKHEQDIDCGGGYLKVFDCKLDQKDMHGESPYEIMFGPDICGPGTKKVHVIFSYKGKNHLIKKDIRCKDDVYTHLYTLIVKPDNTYEVLIDNEKVESGDLEADWDFLPPKKIKDPEAKKPEDWDDRATIPDPEDKKPEDWDKPEHIPDPDATKPEDWDDEMDGEWEPPMIDNPDYKGVWAPKQIDNPAYKGPWVHPEIDNPEYTPDANLYKRDELCAVGLDLWQVKSGTIFDNFLLGNDIEEAKERGEALKKRLEGEKKMKSEQDEAEREKEKAEKPDEEEDDEDLDDEASEAAPIEDHDEL, encoded by the exons ATGAAGTCCCTAGTGTTAGCCGTTGTCAGTTTACTGGcaatttcatcaataaattgTGAAGTGTTCTTCGAGGAAACATTCCAAAATG ACGCGTGGGAATCAGAATGGATATACAGTGAACATCCTGGCAAAGAGTTCGGCAAATTCAAGCTGACTGCTGGAAAGTTCTACAATGACCCACAGGAGGATAAAG GTCTGCAGACGTCTGAGGACGCGAGGTTCTACGCGTTGTCGCGTAAGTTCAAGCCGTTCAACAACGACAACAAGCCCCTAGTGGTGCAGTTCTCAGTGAAACATGAGCAAGACATCGACTGCGGAGGTGGCTACCTCAAGGTGTTCGACTGCAAGTTGGACCAGAAGGACATGCACGGAGAGAGCCCCTACGAAATCATGTTCGGACCGGACATCTGCGGCCCTGGCACCAAGAAG gTGCACGTAATCTTCAGCTACAAGGGCAAGAACCACTTGATCAAGAAGGACATTCGTTGCAAGGACGACGTCTACACTCACTTGTACACTCTGATCGTGAAGCCCGACAACACCTATGAGGTGCTCATCGACAATGAGAAGGTGGAATCTGGTGACTTGGAGGCTGACTGGGACTTCCTGCCCCCCAAGAAGATCAAG GACCCAGAAGCCAAGAAGCCCGAAGACTGGGACGACAGGGCCACCATCCCCGACCCAGAGGACAAGAAGCCCGAGGACTGGGACAAACCTGAGCACATTCCCGACCCTGACGCCACCAAGCCTGAGGACTGGGACGACGAGATGGACGGCGAGTGGGAGCCTCCCATGATCGACAATCCTGACTACAAGGGCGTATGGGCACCTAAACAG ATTGACAACCCCGCATACAAGGGACCGTGGGTGCACCCAGAGATCGACAACCCAGAATACACCCCTGACGCGAACCTGTACAAGCGCGACGAACTCTGCGCAGTCGGTTTGGACTTATGGCAAGTCAAGTCCGGCACCATCTTCGATAACTTCCTACTTGGTAATGACATCGAGGAGGCCAAGGAACGCGGAGAGGCCCTCAAGAAGAGGCTAGAGGGAGAGAAGAAGATGAAGAGTGAGCAGGACGAGGCCGAGAGGGAGAAGGAGAAGGCTGAGAAGCCTGATGAAGAGGAAGACGATGAGGATCTGGATGATGAAGCCAGCGAAGCCGCGCCTATT GAGGACCACGATGAGCTGTAA